The following proteins are co-located in the Tiliqua scincoides isolate rTilSci1 chromosome 8, rTilSci1.hap2, whole genome shotgun sequence genome:
- the LOC136659365 gene encoding C-C motif chemokine 5-like — protein sequence MKISVALLAALLLLCAALSPAEAGPGLKTPAKGAGVAHSWCAGCKVKPPLLPPTAGIDLSPCCRKHDSRRISKHQVKDFFYTGPRCPLSSVVFMRKNNRQFCADRQAAWVQELLAALEQKPHLGPATLATTPPAS from the exons ATGAAGATCTCTGTGGCCCTTCTGGCTGCCCTCCTGCTGCTCTGCGCTGCCCTCTCCCCAGCTGAGGCTGGCCCAG GCCTCAAGACCCCAGCTAAGGGGGCAGGAGTGGCGCACTCTTGGTGCGCAGGGTGCAAAGTGAAgccacctcttcttcctcccacagCCGGCATAGACCTGTCTCCCTGCTGCCGCAAGCATGACTCCCGTAGGATCTCCAAGCACCAAGTGAAAGACTTTTTCTACACCGGCCCCAGGTGTCCCCTGTCCTCAGTTGT GTTCATGCGCAAGAACAACAGGCAGTTCTGTGCCGACCGCCAGGCTGCCTGGGTCCAGGAACTCCTGGCAGCTCTAGAGCAGAAGCCACATCTCGGTCCTGCCACCTTGGCAACCACACCGCCTGCCTCCTAA